A stretch of Castanea sativa cultivar Marrone di Chiusa Pesio chromosome 2, ASM4071231v1 DNA encodes these proteins:
- the LOC142623647 gene encoding phospholipase D delta-like yields the protein MAEFEFGSNQHAIYLHGDLELKIQEAQDLPNLSLLNIRQLRRCFAACGGSDTIETPHTSTSAHHKHKVVDFCNPYVEVVASTVTLARTRVIKNNTNPKWNQHFHIPLAHPVNSLTFQVKDDDIFGSEVIGAVDIKASRIITGELISGWFSIILGSSKADTKIYLVLQFTPFEKNPRYKHGIASEEGSVAHTYFPLRKGCSVRLYQDAHVPDRLLPEIELDDGKVYKHEKCWEDICYAISEARHLIYIVGWSVFHKVRLVREPTRPFPRLGDLTLGELLKFKSEEGVRVLMLVWDDKTSRDRFFKSGMMQTHDEETKRFFKHSSVTCVLAPRNASSKLGYIKQQVVGTLFTHHQKCVLVDTEAYGNTRKITAFLGGIDLCDGRYDTPEHRLFRDLDTVYQNDYHNPTFRAGTKAPRQPWHDLHCRVEGPAAYDVLINFEQRWRKATIWREVGLRFKRVSHWHDDALIKIERIAWILSPAPSVSKDGTTFIPRDDPLLRVSSEDDLESWNVQIFRSLDSGSVKGFPKTVEHVEKKNLICSKKLVIDKGIQTGYIQAIRSAQHFIYIENQYFFGSSYAWPEYKNAGADNLIPMELALKIASKIRAQERFAVYIVLPMWPEGDPTSAAMQQILFWQGLTMKMMYDIVARELEDMHMVDLHPLHYLNFYCLGNREDIFDERLGDNTDKVSESQRFKRFMIYVHAKGMIVDDEYVIVGSANINQRSMAGTKDTEIAMGAYQLHHSWASRKKHPRGQVYGYRMSLWAEHLGRVDTRFEEPESLECVRTVNKIAEDNWQRYTNEDFMLLQGHLLKYPVQVDKDGTVSPLPRHENFPDVGGKVLGAHSTALPDTLTT from the exons ATGGCAGAGTTCGAGTTCGGTTCAAACCAGCATGCCATTTACCTCCACGGTGACCTTGAATTGAAAATCCAGGAAGCTCAAGACCTACCCAACTTGTCCCTCCTCAATATTCGCCAGCTCCGCCGTTGCTTCGCCGCCTGCGGTGGCAGTGACACTATCGAAACCCCTCACACCTCCACCTCCGCCCACCACAAACACAAAGTCGTCGATTTCTGCAACCCTTACGTCGAAGTTGTAGCCTCTACGGTCACCCTGGCTCGCACGCGAGTCATCAAGAACAACACCAACCCTAAATGGAACCAACACTTCCATATCCCACTGGCACACCCTGTAAATAGCTTGACATTCCAGGTCAAAGACGATGACATCTTCGGCTCCGAGGTGATCGGCGCCGTCGATATAAAGGCCTCGAGGATCATCACAGGCGAACTCATCTCCGGCTGGTTCTCCATTATCCTCGGATCATCAAAGGCGGACACGAAGATCTACCTCGTACTTCAATTCACGCCGTTTGAGAAAAATCCGAGGTACAAACACGGCATTGCGTCGGAGGAAGGCAGCGTAGCACACACGTACTTCCCGCTGAGAAAAGGATGCTCCGTGAGGTTGTACCAAGACGCGCACGTGCCGGACAGGTTGTTGCCGGAGATTGAATTGGATGACGGTAAGGTTTACAAGCACGAGAAGTGTTGGGAGGACATTTGCTATGCGATCTCAGAGGCTCGCCATTTGATTTACATCGTTGGATGGTCGGTTTTTCATAAGGTGAGGCTCGTGAGAGAGCCGACTCGGCCATTTCCTCGCTTAGGAGATTTGACGCTCGGTGAATTGCTCAAGTTCAAGTCTGAAGAAGGGGTGAGGGTTTTGATGTTGGTTTGGGACGATAAGACCTCTCGCGATAGGTTCTTTAAG AGTGGAATGATGCAGACGCACGATGAAGAGACCAAGAGGTTTTTCAAGCATTCATCCGTCACTTGTGTGTTAGCACCTCGCAATGCTAGCAGTAAGCTGGGCTATATAAAGCAGCAG GTTGTTGGCACCCTTTTTACACACCATCAAAAATGTGTTCTTGTGGACACAGAAGCATATGGTAATACTCGTAAGATTACTGCATTTTTAGGAGGGATTGATCTTTGTGATGGCCGTTATGATACACCAGAGCATAGATTATTTCGCGATCTTGACACTGTATATCAAAATGATTATCACAATCCTACATTTCGT GCTGGAACCAAGGCTCCAAGGCAACCATGGCATGATTTACACTGTAGAGTTGAAGGGCCTGCAGCATATGATGTTCTTATAAACTTTGAGCAGCGTTGGAGAAAAGCAACAATATGGAGGGAGGTTGGACTACGTTTCAAAAGGGTTTCCCATTGGCATGATGAtgctttaataaaaatagaacgCATTGCATGGATTCTAAGTCCTGCCCCAAGTGTATCAAAGGATGGTACCACATTTATTCCACGAGATGATCCCTTGTTAAGGGTTTCTAGTGAAGATGATCTTGAAAGTTGGAATGTTCAG atttttAGGTCCCTTGATTCGGGATCAGTGAAAGGATTTCCCAAAACTGTTGAGCATGTTGAGAAAAAG AACCTCATTTGTTCAAAAAAATTGGTAATAGATAAAGGCATTCAAACAGGATACATCCAGGCAATCAGATCTGCTCAACATttcatatatattgaaaatcaGTATTTTTTTGGATCATCATATGCGTGGCCAGAATATAAAAATGCAG GAGCTGATAATCTAATCCCAATGGAATTGGCATTAAAGATAGCTAGTAAAATTAGAGCACAGGAGAGATTTGCAGTGTATATCGTCTTACCAATGTGGCCTGAGGGTGATCCAACTTCTGCGGCTATGCAACAAATTCTCTTTTGGCAG GGCCTGACAATGAAAATGATGTATGATATAGTTGCACGAGAGCTGGAAGATATGCATATGGTGGATTTACATCCTCTACATTACCTCAATTTCTATTGCCTTGGTAATCGAGAAGATATTTTTGATGAAAGGTTAGGTGATAATACTGATAAG GTCTCGGAATCACAACGGTTTAAGCGGTTTATGATTTATGTACATGCCAAGGGAATGATAGTAGATGATGAGTATGTAATAGTGGGATCTGCCAACATTAACCAGAGATCCATGGCTGGTACAAAGGACACAGAGATCGCTATGGGCGCATATCAACTCCATCACTCTTGGGCATCAAGGAAGAAACATCCACGCGGTCAG GTGTATGGATATAGAATGTCACTGTGGGCGGAGCATCTTGGGAGGGTGGATACACGCTTCGAGGAGCCGGAGAGTTTGGAGTGTGTGAGGACAGTGAATAAGATCGCTGAAGATAACTGGCAGCGGTATACAAATGAGGATTTTATGCTATTGCAGGGCCACCTTCTTAAGTATCCTGTGCAGGTAGATAAGGATGGGACGGTCAGCCCCCTGCCTAGACACGAAAATTTCCCAGATGTTGGTGGAAAAGTTCTGGGAGCTCATTCGACTGCCCTTCCTGATACTTTAACAACATAA